The Limnohabitans sp. region CAAGCCTTCCTTGTGGCACAAATGCGGGATGGCGATGCCGAGGTCTTTGGCGATGTTGAAAATGCTTTTGCCGGCAGGCGCTTCTACCGATTGGCCATTGAGGGTGAATTGAACGGTGCTCATGCTTTCACCACTGCGCCCACTTCGTGCGGAAAATAATCCAGCACACACCGTATCGGATTCGGCGCGGCCTGACCCAAGCCGCAGATGGATGCATCGCCCATGACCTGCGCCAAGTCTTGCAAAGTCTCGGCATCCCAGACTTCAGCCGTCATCAGTTGCGCTGCTTTGTCGGTGCCCACACGGCAGGGTGTGCATTGGCCGCAACTCTCGTGTGCAAAAAAGCGCATCACGTTCAGCGCAGCTTCGCGGGCACTGTCGTGTTGGCTCAGCACCATCACGGCGGCCGAACCAATGAAGCAGCCGTGCGGCTGCAGGGTGTCAAAGTCCAGCGGCACATCGGCCAAGCGCTCAGGCAAAATGCCACCGCTCGCCCCACCTGGCAGGTAGGCGTAGAGCGTGTGCCCCTCGGCCATGCCGCCGCAGTGTTCATCCACCAGTTCACGCAGCGTGATGCCCGCAGGCGCAAGCTTGACGCCCGGCTGCTGGACGCGGCCGCTCACGCTGAAGCGGCGCAGGCCTTGGCGGCCTTGACGCCCTTGCGCGGCAAAGCGCTCCGCGCCATGCTCGATCAGTTCGCGCACCCAAAACAGGGTTTCAAAGTTATGTTCCAGGGTCGGGCGTCCAAACAGCCCGACCTCGGCAATGTAGGGCGGGCGCATGCGCGGCTCGCCGCGTTTGCCTTCGATGCTCTCGATCATGGCGGACTCTTCGCCGCAGATGTAGGCGCCCGCGCCACGGCGCAATTCGATGCGCGGCAAGGCACAAGGCGGGTTTGCCTGCAATGCGGCCAACTCTTCGGTCAACATCACGCGGGCCTCGTGGTACTCGTCGCGCAAATAGATGTAAACCGCCTCGCAACCCACCACACTGGCAGCGATCAGCACGCCTTCCAAAAAACGATGCGGGTCGGCCTCCAGGCAAGTGCGGTCCTTGAAGGTGCCGGGCTCGCCTTCGTCGATGTTCACCGCCATCAGACGCGGTCCGGGCTGGCTGCGCACGATGCGCCATTTGCGACCGGCCGGAAAACCTGCGCCACCCAGGCCGCGCAAGCCAGAAGACTCCAGCACCTGGATGACCGATTCATGGTCTTTCAGGCCTGTGGCCACTTGCAAGGCCAGCTGGTAGCCCCCGGCTTTTTTGTAATCGTCGTAATGCAGCGCATGGGGCAAGGCCAGAGGCTGGATGTTGTTATCGCCCACCAGAAGGGTCACGCCTTCGGCCGTCGCCTGCGCCACTGCCTGCTGGCCCACTTGCGCCGCAGGCGCTTGCTCGCAGCGGCCCAAACAAGGCACGTTGACGACCTGCACGTCGCCCGACAGATCCCGCTGCAATTGGCGCAGCAAGCTGTCACTGCCCGCCAAACTGCAGCTCAAGCTGTCGCACACCCGCACAGTGATGCGCGGGGCCGGTGCATCGTCTTTCAGGATCTGAAAGTGGTGATAAAAAGACGCCACCTCGAACACCTCGACCACCGGCAAGCGCATCTCGGCGGCCAGCGCCACCATGTGGCGCTCAAAGAGAGCGTGGAAGTGGTCGTTCAACAGATGCAGGTACTCGATCAGCAAATCACGGCGGTGGCCACCTTCGGGTGGTGAACCGATCAAAGTATTCACCTCGGCGCGCGCATCGGGCGAGGCCTGACGACCTTTGAGCTGGGACCTTGGCTGGCGCAATTTCTGGCGAACTTGGTCGAGACCGATGTGGATGGTATTGGCCATGCGGGGTCAGTAGGTTTCGAGGTGCAGACGGCCTTCTTTTTTCAGCGCCGCGCCTACGGTATCCCAATCAAGACCGGCGTTCTGTGCGATATCGCGCAAGGCCATCACCACGCCCTCCTCCATGCTTTTGAGGCCACAGACATAAAAGCAGGTGTTCGGGTCTTTGAGCTGCAGCGCGATGTCGGCGGCGCGCTCGCGCAGCGCGTCTTGCACATAACGCTTGGGCTTGCCCACTTCGCGCGAGAAAGCAAACTCGGTGTCAATGAAATCTTTGGGCAGGTTGTTGAGTGGGCCAAAGTACGGCAGCTCCGCGGGCGTGCGGGCACCGAAAAACAGCATCAGCTTGCCCCCTTCGAACTTGCCGCTGGCCCTCAGGCGGCGACGCCACTCGGTCATGGCCCGCATGGGGGCAGACCCTGTACCCGTGCAGATCATGACGATGTTGCTCTTGGGGTGGTTGGGCATCAGAAAGCTCGCGCCAAACGGCCCAATCACCTGCACCTTGTCACCGACCAACAGGTCGCACATGAAGTTGGAGGCCACGCCACGCACAGCTTGGCCATCGTGGTCTTCGAGCACGCGCTTGATGGTGAGCGAAACATTGTTGTGCCCTGGGCGCTCGCCGTTGCGGGGGCTGGCAATGGAATACTGGCGCGCATGGTGCGGCTTGCCGTTGGCATCCAGCCCAGGCGGGATGATGCCAATCGACTGGCCCTCGAGCACCGGGAAAGGCATGCTGCCAAAGTCGAGCACGATGTGGTGCGTGTCGTAGTCTTGCTGGCCAACTTGTTGGCCGACCTCGGTCACGCGCAGGTTGCCCGTGACGGTAGCGGTGATGGTTTTGTCTTGCGCCTTGGGGCTATAGAGGTTGGTATAGGCGTGGGCCGCAGACCAAGGAGGAATCGTCGCACCCAACTGGGCCGAGTTGAAGCCCGAAGCAGCGGCGGTGCTGACGGCCGAAGCCGAGGAAGAGGTAGCCGATTGCAATGCGGTTTGCGCTTGTTCTTGTGCGGTGTCTGCGACGCCGCCCGCAGCAGCCAACTCTTGAGCACTCAGTTCTGCGGGCAGGTCGTACCACTTGAGTTGTTCTTCGATGCTGTAGGCCTTGGCCTTGGGCACCATGCGCCAGTTGTCAATCGAGCCTGTCGGGCATGGTGAGATGCAGTCCATGCAACCGTTGCAGATGTCGGCCTTGACCACGTAGTTGAGCGAGTCGTGCGTGATGGCACCGACCGGGCAGATCGCTTCGCAGGTGTTGCAGCGGATGCAGATTTCCGGGTCAATCAGGTGTTGCTTGATCAGCGTCGCTTCGGTGCTCATGTCTTGGCTCTCTTGTGTTTGTCTGTTTTGTCTTGCTTTAGTCTGCGTGGTCCGCAACGGCATGGCTGTGGGCCGGGCGCCTCATGCTGGGGTACCAGAAATCGGCGCCCGGCCCACAGCCATACCGTCGCTCAGTGGCTACTTCAACCGTGCAAGTCTACTGGCAGCCTGTGCCTGCAGCACACCCATGTCATTGAAAGGGGAAGGGGCGGGTGACGATTTTCGGTACCCCGTCATGAGGAACCCGCCCCTTCCCCTGTCAACTGCCGCCCCCGCAACGAGTCAGAGGCAGCAGTCAAATCAGAACATCAGTTGAAGCGAACGTAATCAAAGTCCACTGGCTGACGGTTGATGCCCATGACGGGTGGCGCGATCCAGTTGGCGAACTTGCCTGGCTCAACGACACGACCCATCAGGCTGGCCACATAAGCGCGGTCTTCGTGGGTGGGCAACCACTCGCCCACTTGCGCCATCCACTGCTCGTCGGTCACCACGCGGCCATCAGGCGTGATCTTGGAGCCCGACAAGGAGCCGATGTTGCGGTGGAAAGCCTTGTGAGGGGCGGTCAAGGTGAAAGGAATACCGGCCTTGCTGATCACGCGGTTCCAACGTTCGATGCCGCCTTTGGAATCGGTGATGTAGTCGTCGCGCAGCACTTCGTTCAAAGCGTTGAGCATCGGCACTTCTTTCTCGATCAGCTTACCGCCTTCAACCGACAAGATTTTGTAGCTGTTGCCCTTCAGGACGTGGTCATCACCGCGCTTGCCTTCTTCGTAGCGGCCCTTGAGGCTCGAGCTGTAGAAAGTGGCGGCATTCGACGACTCGTCGGCACCGAACAAGTCGATGGTCACCGAGAAGTGGAAGTTGATGTAACGCTGGATGGTGGGCAAATCGATCACACCGGCAGCGCGCAGTTTGCCCACGTCGTCGGTTTTGAGCTGGTTCATCACATCCACAGTGCGCTGGATGGTGCGGCTCACGCCGGACTCGCCCACAAACATGTGGTGCGCTTCTTCGGTCAGCATGAACTTGGTGGTGCGGGCCAGTGGGTCGAATGCCGACTCAGCCAAAGCACACAGTTGGAACTTGCCGTCGCGGTCGGTGAAGTAAGTGAACATGAAGAACGACAACCAGTCAGGTGTCTTCTCGTTGAACGCCTGCAAGATGCGGGGGTTGTCTTCGTTGCCGCTGTTGCGCTGCAGCAGTGCATCGGCTTCTTCTCGGCCGTCTTTGCCGAAGTATTTGTGCAGCAGGTACACCATGGCCCACAGGTGGCGGCCTTCTTCGACGTTGATCTGGAACAGGTTGCGCAGGTCGTACATGCTGGGCGCGGTCAGGCCCAGGTGGCGCTGCTGCTCGACAGACGCTGGCTCGGTGTCGCCTTGCGTCACGATGATGCGGCGCAGGTTGGCGCGGTGCTCGCCAGGCACGTCTTGCCAGGCTTTTTCGCCGATGTGGTCGCCAAAATGGATCTTGCGGTCTTGCTCGCCGGGGTTCATGAACACGCCCCAACGGTAGTCGCGCATCTTGACGTGGCCAAACTGGGCCCAGCCTTGCGGGTCCACGCTCACGGCGGTGCGCAGGTACACGTCCATGTCGGTCGAGCCTTCGGGGCCCATGTCGTCCCACCAGTTGATGAAGTTGGGCTGCCACTGCTCAAGCGCGCGCTGCAAGGTGCGGTCTTCGCTCAAGTTGACGTTGTTGGGGATTTTTTCGCTGTAGTTGATACCGGACATCATGATTTCCTGGGGGGGTTAATGGGGTTTAGGGTTTAGGTTTAGGGTTGGGCGTTGGACTCCATCTTCACGCTCAACACTCAACGCATAACGCTGTACGAATCAGACGCGATTCATATCAAACTGGACTTTCTCGCCTTTGCCGTAGACCTTCAGAGCACCCTTTTCGCCGACGGCGTTGGGGCGCTGGAAGATCCAGTTTTGCCAGGCGGTCAGGCGGCCAAAAATGCGGGTGGCCATGTTTTCCTTCTGGGCGAAACGCAGGTTGGCTTCCAAACCAGTCAAAGCATCGGGCGACATGGAAGAACGCTCTTCCAGGGCCAAGCGAATTTCGTCAGCCCAGTCAATGTCGTCAGGCGCAGCCGTGACCAAGCCCAGCGCCAAAGCGGCATCGGCGTCCAACACTTGGCCAATCGCACCGCGTGCGGCTTCCATGGCGGGCACTTCTTCATAAAAGCGGCGCTGCAGGCGGGTCTGGTCGTTGACCATGGGGAAGAAGCCGAAGTTCATCTCGCTCAGTTGCAGCTTGGGCGCTTTGTCTGCGTCGTCAGGCAGCGCCAGCATGTATGCGCGGTCGGCGCAGAACGCCAGCTCGGCCAGCGTGCCCGCAAAGCACGTGCCTTCTTCGATCAGGGCGAACAGGCTGCGCGAAGACACGTCCATGCGGGCCAGCGTGCGGCGCAGCTGGCCAATGGTCTCGCGCACCAGCCAGTGGTCTTTGTGGGCCAGCAAGGTGGCGTCAGACGCCAACACGGCCGCTGCATCGCCCAAAGTCTTGAGCACCCAGGTGCCGATGTCCAGTTCGTTGGTGCGCATGTGCAAGATGGCGTCGTCGAGTTCGCGCACCATCTGCAGCGGCCACCAGTTCACGCCTGCGGCTTCGATGCCATCGATATTCGTGGGCTGAGCAGAGGCCGGGGCTTTGACGGTGAAGGTGGCGATGCGCTTGGCGCGGTCGATGTCCACCGTGACGTTGGTGTAAGTCAGGGCATCGGCCGCGATGCTGCGGTTCAAGGGCGTCAAGCTCACGCCTTTGACGCCTGCGGTGCGGATGCTGCCAGCGGCCAGTTTTTTGGCACGAGTTTGCACGGCTTCCTTGAACACAGCGGGCTTGGCGATGGCATCGACCAGACGCCAGTCCACGGCTTTTTGACCCCGCACACCTTCCACGCTGGTGCAGAAGATATCGGCCAGGTCGTGGCGCACATGGCGCTTGTCGGTCACGCGGGTCAGGCCGCCGGTACCGGGCAACACGCCGAGCAAAGGCACTTCAGGCAACGACACGGCGCTGGAGCGGTCATCGACCAAGACGATTTCATCGCAAGCCAGGGCCAGCTCGTAGCCGCCGCCAGCGCAAGCGCCGTTCAGGGCTGCGACGAATTTCAGGCCGTCGTGCTTGCTGGAGTCTTCAATGCCGTTGCGGGTTTCGTTGGTGAACTTGCAAAAGTTCACTTTCCAGCCGTGCGTGGACACACCCAGCATGAAGATGTTGGCACCCGAGCAAAACACGCGGTCACGCGCGCTGGTCACCACCACCGAGCGCACTTCGGGGTGCTCGAAACGGATGCGTTGCAGCGCATCGTGCAACTCAATGTCCACACCCAAGTCATAGCTGTTGAGCTTGAGTTTGTAGCCAGGGCGGATGCCAGCGTCTTCGTTGATGTTGATCGACAAGGTGGCGATCTCGCCCTCAAAAGCCAGCTGGATGTGTTTGTATTGCGAGGGGTTGGTTTGGTAGTCAACCTGGAAAGCTTGCGTCATGTGGGTGTCTCCGGTGGCAAGGGGATGTTGTTTTCGATCAAAAGATGCATTTCATTGCATGTTAAATTGAATTTTAGTGCAGGTTGCATGGCCACACAATATGCACTTTAATGCATTTACTAAGTATTTACCCTAGTAAATGCATTTTTCTTCCACCCTTCAAACCGGCAGCGTCAAATGCTGGCGCACCGAAGTACGCAAGGCTTCAAAAGCCTGGTCTTCGCTGCGGCCACTGGTGTTGATGGCCAAGTCGGCCTTGGAATAAAAAGCCGAGCGACCTTCCAGGATGCGCTTGAGGTCTTCCATCGCCTCGCGGCTCGCGGCCATGGGGCGCATGTCACCCTGCGCGGCCACACGGCCCATGTGGTCAGCAGCATCGGCCTGAAGCCACACGGTCGTGCAATGCGAGAGCAGCAAATTGAAGTTGGCCGAGTCCGACACCAAGCCACCCGGTGTGGCGATGACGACTTCGGGGTAAATCTGGATCGCCTCTTCAAGCGCACGGCGCTCGTAGCGGCGGTAAGCGTTGGCGCCATAGAGGTTGTGAATCTCGCTGATCTGGCAACCGGCAAACTGCTCGATCTCACGGCTGAGCTCAATGAACGGAAAGCCCAAGTTGTCGGCCAGGCGCTGGCCCAGTGCGGTCTTACCGGCACCGCGCAAACCAATCAAGGCAATGCGGTTCTGGCGCTCTTGCGCGGTGCCGCCCTCGCCAAACAGCTCGACCAGTTGCATGCGGGCACGGCGCAGATCGGCCTCACTGCGTTTGGACAACAACTCGCGGATCAGCAGCCATTCGGGCGACGTGGTGGTCACATCGCCCAGCAACTCGGCCAGCGAGCACTGCAGAGCAGTGGCCACTTGCAGCAGCACCAGCACCGACACGTTGCCCGTGCCGTATTCGAGGTTGGCCAAATGCCGCTCGGACACATCGGCCGCCAAGGCCACGGCACGGCGCGTCATGCCTTTGCGCGAGCGCAGCATGCGCACGCGCTCGCCCAACGCCACCAGGAATGGGTTACTTTTGGCTTGCGGCCCGGTCGGATCGGTGGACAGTCTGACTTCAGAGGTCATGTTCAACATGGCTTTTCAAAAATAGGGTAAACCCTAGGACTTTTGGGAACTTGAAACATGCACTTTATTGCATACTGACAGGTAAGCACAATAGTGCATCAAGTTCTGTTTATACCGCCAACTGGCCCACTTGAACACCTGAAGCCGAAATCACTTGGAGACACCGCATGCACCACGCATCCCCACCGCCCACCGAATTCAACTTTGCCCAGCACCTGATCGCCAGCAACGCGACACGCCCCGATAAAACAGCGCTGATCGACGATGCCGGATCGCTCAGCTATGGCCAGCTGACCGAGCAGATCCGTCGCTTTGCCGGGGGATTGAAAGCGCTGGGTCTCAAACGCGAAGAACGCGTGCTGTTGCTCATGCACGACAGCTGCGACTGGGTGGTGGCCTTTTTGGGCTCGCTCTATGCAGGCGTGGTCCCCGTGGCGGTGAACACTCTGCTCACCCCCGATGACTACGCTTTCATGCTGCGCAACAGTCGCGCCCAGGCTGCACTGGTGTCCGGTGCGCTGCTGCCCGCGCTCCAAGCCGCGATGGAACTGACCCAAACAGAAGTGGGCCACGTCTTGGTTTCAAGGCCAACAGGTGCTTTGTCGCCAGGCCAGTTCAACATGGCCGACTTCGTGGCCCAAAACCCAGTCGCGCTGCCCACCTCCACAGGGGCTGATGAACCCGGTTTTTGGCTGTACTCCTCAGGCTCCACTGGTCAGCCCAAAGGCACGGTGCACAGCCAAGCCAACTTGTATTGGACGGCTGAGTTGTATGGCAAGGCGGTGCTCCATTTGCGCGAGAGCGATGTGGTGTTCTCGGCCGCCAAACTGTTCTTCGCTTACGGCCTGGGCAACGCCCTGACTTTCCCTTTGAGCGTGGGCGCAAGCGTGGTCCTGATGGCCGAGCGCCCCACCCCGGATGCCACCTTCAAGCGCATGGTGGACCACCAACCCACCGTCTTCTTCGGCGCGCCCACTGGCTACGGCGGCATGCTGGCCCAGCCCGGCTTGCCCGCCCAAAGTGCTGTGGCCTTGCGCCTGTGCTCGTCGGCAGGTGAAGCCCTGCCGCGCGACATCGCCGAGCGCTGGTCCAGCCACTTTGGCTGCGACATCATCGACGGCATCGGCTCGACCGAAATGCTGCACGTCTTTTTGTCCAACCGCCCCGGCGATGTGCGCTACGGCACGACCGGCAAGGCCGTGCCCGGTTATGAAGTGCAGTTGCGGGGCGAGGACGGCAGCGTGCTCACAGGGCACGACGAGATAGGCGATCTGTTCATCCAAGGCCCCAGCAGCGCTTTGATGTACTGGAACAACCGCGAGAAAACCCGCGACACTTTCCAGGGGGTGTGGACCAAGAGCGGCGACAAGTACAGCCGCGACCCCGACGGCTATTACACCTATGCCGGGCGCAACGACGACATGCTCAAGGTCAGCGGCATCTACGTCTCGCCATTTGAGGTCGAATCCACACTGGTGCAGCATCCGGCGATTCTGGAAGCCGCCGTGATCGGCAAGCAAGACAGCGATGGCCTGACCAAAACCAAGGCCTTCATCGTGCTCAAAGCCGGCCAGCGCCTGACGCAGGACGAAGTCAAAGACTTCGTGAAGAATCGCCTGGCCCCTTACAAGTACCCGCGCTTCATTCAGTTTGTGGCCGAATTGCCCAAGACGGCCACCGGCAAGATCCAGCGCTTCCGTTTACGCGATCTTGAAAAAACCAGCATCTGAGGGCACGCACACCTGGCAGGCTGAACTTCAACTGCTACAGGTCTGACTCACAACTGGAGTACGCGCTCGATTTGCTTTTGCAAGGCAGCCTGCGACATGGGTTTGGACACGTAACCATCTGCCCCCGCCGCGATGAAGCGCTCCTTGTCGCCCGTCATGGCATGGGCTGTGACCATCAGCACCGGCGTGCGCGCAATACCCCCGGTCTCCCGCTCTCGCAAGACCTTCAGGGCGGTCAAACCGTCCATAACCGGCATCATCACGTCCATCAAGACCACATCAAAACGCTCTTGCGCCAGCCGGTCCAGCGCCTGCTGGCCATTGGCAACCGCCGCATAGCGGCAACCCATGCGCTGGAGCATGATCTCGGCCAGTTTGCGGTTGATGTCGTGGTCCTCCACCAACAGCACCGAGCAGGTCTTGCCCTGCGCAGCAGCGGTCAGCCCCGTGTTTGGCCTGGCCGGCGTGGGGACCGCACGCACGCTGGGCTGCTCCACCAAGCGGGCGGGCAAGGTGGCCACAAATGTTGCCCCCTGTCCAGGTCGGCCCTCGGCAGTGATGTGGCCCCCCATCAGTTGCAGCAAGCTGCGCGTGATGGCCAGGCCAAGGCCCGTGCCCCCAAATGAACGGGTCACCGAGCCATCTGCCTGGGTGAAGGGGCTGAACAGGGCTTCTGTGCGATCAGGGTCGAACCCGATGCCCGTGTCGATGATGCTGATGCGCAAAAGCACCGTTTTGGGGTCCAAGACGCGCACGAGTTCGGTCCTCACGGTGACCGAGCCCCGATCGGTGAACTTGATGGCGTTGCCGATCAGGTTGGTCAGAACCTGACGCATACGCACCGGATCCATCCAAAGCAAATCGGGAATGTCGGCGGCGGTTTCCAGCCGAAAGTCCACGCCCTTGGCTGTGGCCAGTTGCTCCAGTGATCGCGCAGTGTGTCGCACGAGTTGAGCCGGACTGACCTCTAACAACTCCAACTCCAGCGCCTTGGCTTCGATTTTGGAGAAGTCCAGGATCTCGTTGATGATTTGCAACAAATGATTGGCCGAGTCGCGCGCCAAAACCAGATACTCTTTTTGCCGCGCGGGGTCCTGGGTATCCAGCGCCAGCTCGGTCATGCCCACAATACCGTTCATGGGCGTACGGATTTCATGGCTCATATTGGCCAGAAACTCACCACGCAAGCGGTTGGCCTGCTCGGCTTTTTCCTTGGCCTCGACCAGCAGTTCCTGCGCGCTCTGAATGGCGGTGAAATCCTGCATGACCCCAATGTAGAAGTGCTGGTTATCCAGCCGGGTTTCGCTGATCATCAAGCGCACAGGGAACAAACTACCGTCACGCCTGCGCCCCTGCAGAACAAGCGGCTGGTTCACCAAATTTTTCTCACCCAGGGGCAAGTAACGGTTCAAATATTGATCGTGGCTCGTCAGCTCGGCTTCGGCCATCAACATGTTCACACGCTGTCCCATCAGCGCTTGCATGGGGTAATCAAAAATGACAGCCGTGGCATCGTTGCATTGAACAATCTCGCCTTGCGCATTGGCCACCACCACCGCCTCAGGCACCGATTTGAAAATGCTTTGCAATTTGCCTTCACTCAGCCGCAGGTCCTTTTCGACCTGTTCACGCTCGGCAATTTCCTCGCTGAGCTGACGAATAGCCACTTCCCGCTCGCTGGACAACTGGTGCGCAGTCATCAAGGCCATGCGGATGCGCTTGACCGAGAACCAGATCAACAAAAATCCGAGCAACAACAAAAGCAGCAGAACCATAAAGGTGCGGTTAAGCACCCCAGTACTGGCCAGCTGCCATTGCGAAACCGGCAGCACCACCTCCAAGGCACCCCGCACATCACCCAGTTGCCAATCGGTCCGGGGCGAGCCCGGATAGTGGTTATGACAGGCCACACAACTGGCCAGCATCCGGTCGGCTTGGGCAAAGCGCAAGACGCGGCTGCCGTTGAGGACTTCTTCACGCACAAAGGGCTGGTTGGGCTTTTCCTTTAAGTGTTTCAGCGCTTGCTTCTGGAAATCGTCGAGTGAGCGATCTACCTCGCGCCACGGGAAAGGATGGTCACTGTACAAGCGCACCTGGGTGCCCCCATCGACTTTGGACAGGTAATGCCCCAGATCAATCGTCAAGGTCGCGGGCAAAGGCAAGGCGTTGTCTCGCGACTTGTAGTCGTGCGTGACCTCAAGCCCCCCCTGCACTGCGCGGGGAACCAGCTCTTGAGTGTAGAAATTTCGAAATTGCGTGACCGAATCCGCATGGGCCTGTGCACTCTCGGCTGCGTATTGCCGAACCATGGACTCGCTCGAGCGATAGGTGTAGATCACCACAAAAAGAGCCATGACGATGAGCACGCCACCGAGCCATTCCATGGGCCAGCGCTGCAGCACTTGACGACACCAATCAATCAGACGCTTCAAGTCATTTACTTTTAATGTTGATGGGAGAACGAATGATAGCAACGAACACCCCAATCACACTCTCAATCGAACAAGAGGCTCGCGCTCATGCAAGCGACCGGCACGTGACTGTGTCGCTTGGCGTGCTCAGGTGTCCTTGCTCACCTTGATCGTCGGGAACTTGTTGGAAAAGTCCTTGGCCTTGGCCGCGATCTTGACCGCCACCTGGCGGGCCACGGCTTTGTAGATCTGGGCCACTTCGCCGTCGGGGTCGGACACCACCGTGGGTTTGCCGTTGTCGGCCTGCAAGCGAATTTGCATGTCCAGCGGCAGTGCGCCCAGGTAGTCCATGCCGTATTCGGCGGCCATTTTCTTGCCACCGTCAGCGCCAAAAATGTGCTCCACATGGCCGCAGTTGGTGCACACGTGGACCGCCATGTTCTCGACCAGGCCCAAAATCGGCACGCCGACTTTCTCGAACATCTTCACGCCCTTTTTGGCGTCCAGCAGGGCGATGTCTTGCGGGGTGGTCACGATCACCGCGCCCGTCATGGGCACACGCTGACTCAGCGTGAGTTGGATGTCGCCCGTGCCAGGTGGCATGTCCACGATCAAATAATCCAGCTCTTTCCAATTGGTCTGGCGCAGCAGCTGCTCCAGCGCCTGGGTGGCCATGGGGCCGCGCCAGATCATGGCCTCGTCTTGGCTGACCAAGAAACCAATCGACATGACCTGCACGCCGAAGTTCTCCATGGGCTCCATGGTCTGGCCGTCTTCGCTCTCGGGGCGGCCTTCGATGCCCATCATCATGGGTTGGCTGGGGCCATAAATGTCGGCGTCCAGCAGACCCACTTTGGCCCCCTCGGCCGCCAGCGCCAGCGCCAGGTTGACGGCGGTGGTGCTCTTGCCCACACCACCCTTGCCAGAGGCCACGGCCACGATGTTTTTCACCTGCGGCAGCAGCGCCACGCCGCGCTGGGCGGCGTGCGCCGTGATCTTGCTGGTGACGTTGGCCGACACGTTGGACACGCCCGCCACGCCCTTGGCAGCGGCAATCAGCGCCTGGCGAATGCCGGGAATCTGGCTCTTGGCCGGATAACCCAGCTCCACGTCAAACGACACATCGCCGCCTTCGACTTGCAGGTTTT contains the following coding sequences:
- a CDS encoding benzoate-CoA ligase family protein, with amino-acid sequence MHHASPPPTEFNFAQHLIASNATRPDKTALIDDAGSLSYGQLTEQIRRFAGGLKALGLKREERVLLLMHDSCDWVVAFLGSLYAGVVPVAVNTLLTPDDYAFMLRNSRAQAALVSGALLPALQAAMELTQTEVGHVLVSRPTGALSPGQFNMADFVAQNPVALPTSTGADEPGFWLYSSGSTGQPKGTVHSQANLYWTAELYGKAVLHLRESDVVFSAAKLFFAYGLGNALTFPLSVGASVVLMAERPTPDATFKRMVDHQPTVFFGAPTGYGGMLAQPGLPAQSAVALRLCSSAGEALPRDIAERWSSHFGCDIIDGIGSTEMLHVFLSNRPGDVRYGTTGKAVPGYEVQLRGEDGSVLTGHDEIGDLFIQGPSSALMYWNNREKTRDTFQGVWTKSGDKYSRDPDGYYTYAGRNDDMLKVSGIYVSPFEVESTLVQHPAILEAAVIGKQDSDGLTKTKAFIVLKAGQRLTQDEVKDFVKNRLAPYKYPRFIQFVAELPKTATGKIQRFRLRDLEKTSI
- a CDS encoding response regulator yields the protein MKRLIDWCRQVLQRWPMEWLGGVLIVMALFVVIYTYRSSESMVRQYAAESAQAHADSVTQFRNFYTQELVPRAVQGGLEVTHDYKSRDNALPLPATLTIDLGHYLSKVDGGTQVRLYSDHPFPWREVDRSLDDFQKQALKHLKEKPNQPFVREEVLNGSRVLRFAQADRMLASCVACHNHYPGSPRTDWQLGDVRGALEVVLPVSQWQLASTGVLNRTFMVLLLLLLLGFLLIWFSVKRIRMALMTAHQLSSEREVAIRQLSEEIAEREQVEKDLRLSEGKLQSIFKSVPEAVVVANAQGEIVQCNDATAVIFDYPMQALMGQRVNMLMAEAELTSHDQYLNRYLPLGEKNLVNQPLVLQGRRRDGSLFPVRLMISETRLDNQHFYIGVMQDFTAIQSAQELLVEAKEKAEQANRLRGEFLANMSHEIRTPMNGIVGMTELALDTQDPARQKEYLVLARDSANHLLQIINEILDFSKIEAKALELELLEVSPAQLVRHTARSLEQLATAKGVDFRLETAADIPDLLWMDPVRMRQVLTNLIGNAIKFTDRGSVTVRTELVRVLDPKTVLLRISIIDTGIGFDPDRTEALFSPFTQADGSVTRSFGGTGLGLAITRSLLQLMGGHITAEGRPGQGATFVATLPARLVEQPSVRAVPTPARPNTGLTAAAQGKTCSVLLVEDHDINRKLAEIMLQRMGCRYAAVANGQQALDRLAQERFDVVLMDVMMPVMDGLTALKVLRERETGGIARTPVLMVTAHAMTGDKERFIAAGADGYVSKPMSQAALQKQIERVLQL
- the apbC gene encoding iron-sulfur cluster carrier protein ApbC — protein: MATTEQLLQALQTVIDPNTGKDFVSTKTLKNLQVEGGDVSFDVELGYPAKSQIPGIRQALIAAAKGVAGVSNVSANVTSKITAHAAQRGVALLPQVKNIVAVASGKGGVGKSTTAVNLALALAAEGAKVGLLDADIYGPSQPMMMGIEGRPESEDGQTMEPMENFGVQVMSIGFLVSQDEAMIWRGPMATQALEQLLRQTNWKELDYLIVDMPPGTGDIQLTLSQRVPMTGAVIVTTPQDIALLDAKKGVKMFEKVGVPILGLVENMAVHVCTNCGHVEHIFGADGGKKMAAEYGMDYLGALPLDMQIRLQADNGKPTVVSDPDGEVAQIYKAVARQVAVKIAAKAKDFSNKFPTIKVSKDT